A window of Alkalibaculum bacchi contains these coding sequences:
- a CDS encoding Nif3-like dinuclear metal center hexameric protein — MSIKCQQIIQFIEELAPRKLAESWDNVGLMIGSPNMEVNKVLVCLDVNDAVLKEAIENQVDLIVSHHPFLFSPLKNVRWDNYKGRLIKELITREIGVYSAHTNLDISHKGLNYWLANHLEIRNLEVLDKINYENLYKLAIFVPKSGIGQIKEELGRQGAGWIGNYSHCSFSTEGVGNFKPLENTNPYIGTPGKIEEVDEVRIETIVKEGDLERTLKAVLKVHPYEEVAYDIYPLKNNGRVQGLGVVGKLDKEMNTNEFIDFVKNKLNLNNLRGSGPMPNIVRKIAVCSGAGANYMHKAKFSGADVFITGDLKYHDGQTAEEIGLFVIDAGHFSTEIIVIRYLSEYLEECAKKSKANIEIMQSTSGRDTLKVY; from the coding sequence GTGTCTATAAAATGCCAACAAATTATTCAATTCATTGAAGAGCTTGCACCAAGAAAATTAGCTGAGAGTTGGGACAATGTAGGTCTTATGATTGGAAGCCCTAATATGGAAGTTAACAAGGTTTTAGTATGCTTAGATGTAAATGATGCAGTACTAAAAGAAGCCATTGAAAACCAAGTAGACCTTATTGTGTCTCATCATCCTTTTCTCTTTTCACCTTTAAAAAATGTAAGATGGGATAATTATAAAGGAAGATTAATTAAAGAATTAATTACAAGAGAAATTGGCGTCTACAGTGCACATACAAACTTAGATATTAGTCATAAAGGCCTTAATTATTGGTTAGCAAATCATCTGGAAATTAGAAATTTGGAAGTTTTAGATAAAATAAATTATGAAAACTTGTATAAACTTGCTATTTTTGTACCAAAATCAGGTATAGGGCAAATTAAGGAAGAATTAGGACGCCAAGGTGCTGGATGGATTGGAAACTACAGCCATTGTAGTTTTTCAACAGAAGGAGTCGGTAATTTCAAACCTTTAGAAAATACGAATCCGTATATAGGAACACCTGGAAAAATAGAAGAAGTGGATGAAGTAAGAATTGAGACCATTGTAAAAGAAGGGGATTTAGAGCGGACATTAAAGGCCGTTTTAAAAGTACATCCTTATGAAGAAGTAGCGTATGACATATATCCTTTAAAAAACAATGGAAGAGTACAAGGACTAGGTGTTGTTGGAAAATTGGACAAGGAAATGAATACAAATGAATTCATAGACTTTGTAAAAAATAAATTGAATCTAAACAACTTGCGCGGAAGTGGTCCTATGCCAAACATAGTAAGGAAAATAGCAGTTTGCTCTGGTGCTGGTGCTAATTATATGCATAAAGCAAAGTTCTCTGGAGCTGATGTTTTTATTACTGGAGATCTAAAATACCACGATGGCCAAACAGCAGAAGAAATCGGACTATTTGTGATAGATGCGGGTCATTTTTCAACAGAAATCATTGTGATCCGGTACTTAAGTGAATACTTAGAAGAATGTGCGAAAAAGAGCAAAGCAAATATAGAAATCATGCAGTCTACTTCTGGAAGAGATACACTAAAAGTTTACTAG
- a CDS encoding tRNA (adenine(22)-N(1))-methyltransferase, producing the protein MQLTPRLEAIARKVTYKATVADIGTDHAYIPIYLVENNVTNIVYACDINQGPINMANKQIERYGYTREITTMLGPGLDPIVGMDVENIIIAGMGGILIKEIIEANKETALNAHRLILQPMIAQEELRQYLIQNGFQIIEEDLAQEDRRIYQIILAKKGKSEPWAEIDYHISPILVQDKHPLLHELITAKENELNKIIKACSVEKSENAKVRREECSSLLEKIKVVKKCL; encoded by the coding sequence ATGCAATTAACACCTAGGCTTGAAGCCATTGCGAGAAAAGTAACCTATAAAGCTACAGTTGCGGATATAGGTACAGATCATGCGTATATTCCAATTTACTTAGTGGAAAACAATGTTACAAATATTGTATATGCCTGTGATATTAATCAAGGTCCAATTAATATGGCCAATAAACAAATTGAAAGGTATGGATATACAAGAGAAATTACTACAATGTTAGGACCTGGTCTAGATCCTATTGTAGGTATGGATGTAGAAAACATCATTATTGCAGGTATGGGTGGTATCTTAATTAAGGAAATCATCGAAGCCAATAAAGAAACAGCTCTAAATGCTCATAGATTGATTTTACAGCCTATGATTGCTCAAGAGGAATTACGACAGTACTTAATTCAAAATGGATTTCAAATAATCGAAGAGGACTTAGCTCAGGAAGATAGGCGTATTTATCAAATAATACTTGCTAAAAAAGGTAAAAGCGAACCATGGGCAGAAATTGATTATCATATAAGTCCTATTCTAGTACAAGACAAACACCCACTGCTTCATGAGCTAATCACTGCAAAAGAAAATGAACTAAACAAAATTATCAAAGCTTGTAGCGTAGAGAAAAGCGAAAATGCCAAAGTGCGAAGAGAAGAATGTAGTTCCTTATTAGAAAAAATAAAGGTTGTGAAAAAGTGTCTATAA
- the rpoD gene encoding RNA polymerase sigma factor RpoD, whose product MQKVKELLAKGKKQGTLTGEEIQNSLSDIDLVPEQIEDIYTILEEDGIEIFTHDITKSAEDDEHEDIEKDIHAKEIDVPEGISVNDPVRMYLKEIGKVPLLTAEEEIELAQRMEAGDDRAKQQLAEANLRLVVSIAKRYVGRGMSFLDLIQEGNLGLIKAVEKFDYGKGFKFSTYATWWIRQAITRAIADQARTIRIPVHMVETINKLIRVSRQLLQDLGREPTPKEIAEEMGFTEEKVREIQKIAQDPVSLETPIGEEEDSHLGDFIPDDDAPAPAEAASYALLKEQLLDVLETLTDREEKVLRLRFGLDDGRARTLEEVGKEFNVTRERIRQIEAKALRKLRHPSRSKKLKDYLD is encoded by the coding sequence ATGCAAAAAGTTAAAGAACTCCTTGCAAAAGGAAAGAAACAAGGTACTTTAACTGGAGAAGAAATCCAGAATTCTCTTTCTGATATAGATTTAGTACCAGAACAAATTGAGGATATATATACAATTTTAGAAGAAGACGGTATAGAAATTTTTACACATGATATTACTAAATCTGCCGAGGATGACGAACACGAAGACATTGAAAAAGACATTCATGCGAAAGAAATAGATGTACCAGAGGGAATCAGTGTTAATGATCCAGTAAGGATGTATTTAAAAGAAATTGGTAAAGTTCCACTTTTAACAGCTGAAGAAGAAATTGAATTAGCTCAGCGAATGGAAGCAGGCGATGATAGAGCAAAACAACAATTAGCAGAGGCCAATTTAAGATTGGTAGTAAGCATCGCCAAAAGATATGTTGGTCGAGGGATGTCTTTTCTTGATTTGATTCAAGAAGGTAATCTAGGTCTTATAAAAGCAGTAGAAAAATTTGATTATGGCAAAGGTTTTAAATTTAGTACTTATGCCACATGGTGGATACGACAAGCGATTACGCGGGCTATAGCTGATCAGGCTAGAACAATCCGTATACCAGTACATATGGTAGAAACTATAAATAAACTAATCCGCGTTTCAAGACAATTGCTGCAAGATTTAGGTAGGGAACCGACACCTAAAGAAATCGCTGAAGAAATGGGTTTTACAGAAGAAAAGGTAAGAGAAATTCAAAAAATTGCTCAAGATCCAGTATCATTAGAGACACCTATTGGCGAAGAGGAAGACAGTCATTTAGGTGATTTTATTCCAGATGATGATGCTCCAGCACCAGCAGAAGCAGCATCATATGCTTTATTAAAAGAACAATTATTAGATGTATTAGAAACACTAACAGACCGAGAAGAAAAAGTTTTAAGACTCAGATTTGGTTTAGACGACGGTAGAGCAAGAACTCTTGAAGAAGTAGGAAAAGAATTCAATGTAACAAGAGAAAGAATTAGGCAGATTGAAGCCAAAGCTCTACGAAAACTAAGACATCCAAGTAGAAGTAAAAAACTAAAAGATTATTTAGATTAA
- the dnaG gene encoding DNA primase, with the protein MSSKNYYSSDVIDEIVSANDIVDIISEYVTLKKMGTSHKCCCPFHVEKTPSFVVTREKQLYHCFGCGAGGNVITFIMEIEKLNFVEALKFLADKVHIKLPQNQQYNSERNEKRERQLLIHRDAAIYYYKTLLHDSKAMAYLLDRKIDKATIKKYGLGYAPKYGNGLLRYLFSKKYNVNELLESGLILRGKNRSTNDLYDRFRDRIMFPIQNVTGKVIAFGGRVLDNSISPKYLNSPETQIFHKGKNLYGLNNAKKQIVNEQIIIVEGYMDVIGLYQKGIKNAVASLGTAFTQDQSKLLKRYAKELVVIYDGDRAGQEATSKAIEILQDNDIDIKIVSLPDNLDPDEYINQYGKDAFELQMSKGMTPLEYKISKLKQSYDISSVDGKIKFTKEMAAYLSNVNSGIEREAYLNKMAADTGISKETILQEIKKNVTKEHKKISDGKYRNEKPEKFVKNAYSIAQEEILKILINNKNIFPLIESKINLSHFQDGIYKDLAEYLFRQIENEEEIQGNKFINDISNKNDLEIATSIFTSDEISSEEQAIISYCNTIKKFKIHNDNKSLQNQLLNATDDEEKNRIYYQIIENKRKLEKL; encoded by the coding sequence TTGAGCAGTAAGAATTATTACTCCAGCGATGTCATAGATGAAATCGTTAGTGCAAATGATATCGTCGATATTATTTCTGAATATGTAACACTTAAAAAAATGGGTACAAGCCATAAATGCTGCTGCCCATTTCACGTAGAAAAAACGCCTTCATTTGTTGTGACAAGAGAAAAGCAGTTGTATCACTGTTTTGGTTGTGGTGCAGGTGGTAATGTCATAACGTTTATCATGGAAATCGAAAAACTAAACTTCGTCGAAGCTCTAAAATTTCTTGCAGATAAAGTCCATATAAAATTGCCTCAAAACCAACAATATAATAGTGAAAGAAATGAAAAAAGAGAAAGACAACTTCTTATACACAGGGATGCAGCAATATACTATTATAAGACATTATTACATGACTCTAAGGCAATGGCGTATTTATTAGACAGGAAAATAGATAAAGCCACTATTAAAAAATATGGTTTAGGTTATGCACCAAAATACGGTAATGGCTTGCTTCGTTACCTTTTTAGTAAGAAGTACAATGTCAATGAATTATTAGAATCTGGATTAATATTAAGAGGCAAAAACAGATCTACAAATGATTTATATGATCGTTTTAGAGACCGCATTATGTTTCCTATACAAAATGTTACAGGAAAAGTAATTGCCTTTGGAGGCAGAGTGCTTGACAATAGCATATCACCAAAGTACTTAAATTCTCCTGAAACTCAAATTTTTCATAAGGGGAAAAATTTGTATGGGTTAAATAATGCAAAAAAACAAATCGTAAACGAACAAATCATAATTGTAGAAGGTTATATGGATGTCATTGGCCTTTATCAAAAAGGCATTAAAAATGCTGTGGCCTCATTAGGTACAGCTTTTACCCAAGATCAAAGCAAGCTGCTTAAACGATATGCTAAAGAACTAGTTGTCATATACGATGGGGATCGAGCGGGTCAAGAAGCTACGTCTAAAGCCATAGAAATACTACAAGATAATGATATCGATATAAAAATAGTCTCTTTGCCAGATAATCTAGATCCTGATGAGTACATAAATCAATATGGAAAAGATGCTTTTGAACTACAAATGTCAAAAGGGATGACTCCTTTAGAGTATAAAATTTCCAAGTTAAAACAATCATATGACATAAGTAGTGTAGATGGCAAGATCAAATTTACAAAAGAAATGGCTGCATATCTGAGTAATGTTAATAGCGGTATTGAGCGAGAGGCCTATTTAAACAAAATGGCTGCAGACACAGGTATCTCAAAAGAAACAATTCTTCAAGAAATTAAAAAAAATGTTACAAAAGAGCATAAAAAAATTTCTGATGGAAAATATAGGAATGAAAAACCAGAAAAATTTGTAAAAAATGCTTACAGTATTGCTCAAGAAGAAATTCTAAAAATTTTAATCAATAACAAGAATATCTTTCCTTTAATTGAATCTAAAATTAATTTAAGTCATTTTCAAGATGGAATTTATAAAGATCTAGCAGAATATCTATTTCGTCAAATAGAAAATGAAGAAGAAATCCAAGGTAATAAATTCATAAATGACATAAGTAATAAAAATGACCTAGAAATTGCAACGTCAATATTTACATCGGATGAAATAAGCTCAGAAGAACAAGCTATTATTAGCTACTGTAATACGATTAAAAAATTTAAGATTCATAATGATAATAAATCTTTACAAAATCAATTATTAAATGCCACAGATGATGAAGAAAAGAATAGAATATATTATCAAATTATCGAAAATAAACGTAAACTAGAGAAATTATAG
- a CDS encoding DUF188 domain-containing protein, producing the protein MRILVDGDACPVKKEIKKISLKYSIDVIYYTSVSHYTFDKLFHNTIYLDNEAQEVDIRIINDITKEDLLITDDYGLACATLEKCKAVLSSSGNIYTKDNIELLLFQRHLAQLARKKREKVSNKKKRNEEADEHFYQILKTVVEKEIDNK; encoded by the coding sequence ATGAGGATATTAGTTGATGGAGACGCATGCCCAGTAAAAAAAGAAATAAAAAAAATCTCTTTAAAATATTCCATAGATGTTATATACTACACTAGTGTGTCTCACTATACATTCGACAAATTATTTCATAATACGATATATTTAGACAATGAAGCACAGGAAGTGGACATTCGGATTATTAACGATATCACTAAAGAGGATTTATTAATTACAGATGACTATGGACTAGCTTGTGCCACTCTAGAAAAGTGTAAGGCTGTTTTATCTTCTTCTGGAAATATTTATACTAAAGATAATATTGAATTGTTATTATTTCAAAGACATTTGGCTCAATTAGCACGTAAAAAAAGAGAGAAAGTATCGAATAAAAAGAAACGAAACGAAGAAGCAGATGAACATTTTTATCAGATACTGAAAACAGTTGTAGAAAAGGAAATAGACAACAAATAA
- a CDS encoding deoxyguanosinetriphosphate triphosphohydrolase: MNIREDREQQELTMLSKYATFSIQSKGRKTPISKCDIRTDFQRDRDRILHSKSFRRLKYKTQVFISPEGDHYRTRLTHTLEVSQIARTISRALKLNEDLTEAIALGHDLGHTPFGHTGEKVLNSICSFGFNHNQQSLRVVEIIENNVGLNLTWEVRDGILHHSGKVSPETLEGQVVHLSDRIAYINHDIEDAIRANLITQEQLPKEHTSILGETKGKRIDNMIRSVIYESYGKNVIKMDDIIWNSTMKLREFLFSNVYISPRAKEEEGKATFIICSIFKYFLEKPEKLPPEFIKRLDDENSERVICDYIAGMTDRYAIRRFQQLFVPKPWGV, from the coding sequence ATGAATATTCGAGAAGATCGAGAACAGCAAGAATTGACCATGCTCTCAAAATATGCTACATTTAGTATTCAATCAAAGGGTAGAAAAACACCTATTTCTAAATGCGATATTCGGACAGATTTTCAAAGAGATCGAGACCGAATATTGCACTCTAAATCCTTCAGACGTTTAAAATATAAAACACAAGTATTTATTTCTCCTGAGGGGGATCATTATCGCACTCGTCTTACTCATACTTTAGAGGTGTCTCAAATTGCTAGAACCATATCAAGAGCTTTAAAATTAAATGAAGATTTGACAGAAGCCATTGCATTAGGCCATGATTTAGGACATACCCCTTTTGGACATACTGGTGAAAAGGTGTTAAATAGCATCTGTAGCTTTGGATTTAATCACAATCAGCAAAGCCTACGAGTTGTAGAGATTATTGAAAACAACGTAGGTTTAAATTTGACATGGGAAGTACGAGACGGGATTTTACATCATTCAGGTAAAGTTAGTCCTGAGACTTTAGAGGGACAAGTGGTTCACCTTTCAGACCGGATTGCTTATATTAATCACGATATTGAGGATGCTATAAGAGCAAATCTCATCACACAGGAGCAATTGCCTAAGGAGCATACTTCTATTCTTGGAGAGACAAAAGGGAAACGCATCGATAATATGATACGTAGTGTAATTTACGAGTCTTATGGGAAGAATGTTATTAAAATGGATGATATAATATGGAATTCTACAATGAAATTAAGAGAATTTTTATTTTCAAATGTATACATCAGTCCGAGGGCAAAGGAAGAAGAAGGAAAAGCAACATTTATTATTTGTTCGATTTTTAAATATTTTTTAGAAAAACCAGAAAAACTACCACCTGAGTTTATAAAAAGATTAGATGATGAAAACTCAGAGAGAGTCATTTGCGATTATATTGCAGGAATGACGGATCGATACGCTATTAGGAGATTTCAACAATTGTTTGTACCCAAACCATGGGGGGTATAA
- a CDS encoding FeoB-associated Cys-rich membrane protein, with the protein MFTWIASNMANIIIIAILTIIVILAGRYVYREKQKGGCAGCPSNKSDNSCHSCSGK; encoded by the coding sequence ATGTTTACTTGGATAGCATCAAATATGGCTAATATCATTATTATTGCCATTCTCACAATAATAGTAATCCTTGCAGGACGATATGTTTATAGAGAAAAGCAAAAGGGTGGTTGTGCAGGTTGTCCATCAAACAAATCTGACAACAGCTGTCACAGTTGTAGCGGTAAATAA
- the feoB gene encoding ferrous iron transport protein B, whose translation MVTKIALAGNPNSGKTTLFNDLTGSNQYVGNWPGVTVEKKEGKIQGHEDTILMDLPGIYSLSPYTLEEVVTRNYLINEKPNAIINIIDGSNLERNLYLTTQLLELGIPVIVAINMMDIVKKRGDKIDTAKLSKAIGCEIVEITALDGTGTKELINKVVKLAQNPKKKVPKGIFSLEVEKALSTIEDQLPKEISITQRRWYAIKLFERDKNVLKELNIASNLDGIITFVENTLDDDSESIIINERYNYITKTIKGIYVKKNGSDLTTSDKVDAIITNRWLALPIFAVIMFSVYYISVTTVGTFVTDFTNDTIFGEWIIAPLGAWFESAGVSPWLSGLVVDGMVGGVGSVLGFVPQMFVLFFLLAILEECGYMSRVAFILDKLFRRFGLSGKSFIPMLIGTGCGVPGVMASRTIENEQERRMTIMTTTFMPCGAKLPIIALIAGALFGGAWWVAPSAYFLGIGAIVISGIILKKSKMFAGEPSPFVMELPAYHIPSSKSVLKSTWERGFSFVKRAGTVILLSSMIIWFLSNFGMVNGSFGMVEDMDHSILSVIGGIVAPLFAPLGFGNWQSAVATVMGILAKEEVVAVFGVLYGITGDALSIVEEGSFNQLGTIAAHFTPLAAYSFMIFNLLCPPCFAAIGAIMREMNNTKWTWFTIGYQFSLAYAVSLIFYQIGLFLSSGVFTFGTAAGFAVLIGMLYLIFRTPKTNETNKRNKMKLSPEVE comes from the coding sequence ATGGTTACAAAAATTGCACTTGCGGGAAATCCTAATAGTGGGAAGACCACATTATTTAATGATTTGACAGGATCAAATCAATACGTTGGTAACTGGCCAGGAGTTACTGTAGAAAAAAAAGAGGGAAAGATACAAGGCCATGAAGATACTATACTAATGGATTTACCTGGGATTTATTCTCTTTCTCCATATACTTTAGAAGAAGTAGTTACAAGAAATTACCTCATTAATGAAAAACCTAATGCGATTATCAATATTATAGATGGTTCTAATCTAGAACGAAATTTATATTTGACCACCCAATTATTAGAACTAGGCATTCCAGTCATCGTAGCAATTAATATGATGGACATCGTCAAAAAACGAGGAGATAAAATTGATACGGCAAAGCTCTCAAAGGCTATCGGTTGTGAAATTGTTGAAATAACGGCATTAGATGGTACGGGAACAAAAGAACTCATAAATAAGGTTGTAAAACTAGCGCAAAACCCTAAGAAAAAAGTCCCCAAAGGTATTTTTAGTCTAGAGGTGGAAAAGGCTCTTTCTACTATAGAAGATCAATTACCAAAAGAAATTAGCATAACTCAAAGGCGTTGGTATGCAATAAAATTATTTGAACGAGATAAAAATGTACTAAAGGAATTAAATATAGCTTCTAATCTAGATGGAATAATTACCTTTGTAGAAAACACTTTAGATGATGACAGTGAGAGTATTATTATTAACGAAAGATATAATTATATTACTAAGACAATAAAGGGAATCTATGTAAAGAAAAATGGATCAGATCTTACTACTTCAGATAAAGTAGATGCAATTATCACTAATAGATGGCTAGCATTACCTATTTTTGCTGTAATCATGTTTTCTGTTTATTATATTTCAGTCACTACAGTTGGTACTTTTGTAACGGATTTTACGAACGATACAATCTTTGGAGAGTGGATTATTGCACCTTTAGGAGCATGGTTTGAAAGTGCAGGAGTATCTCCCTGGTTGTCAGGATTAGTTGTAGATGGTATGGTAGGCGGTGTCGGTTCTGTTCTTGGCTTTGTACCACAGATGTTTGTACTGTTTTTCTTATTGGCCATCCTTGAAGAGTGCGGATATATGTCACGTGTAGCATTTATCTTAGATAAATTATTTAGACGTTTCGGCCTTTCTGGAAAATCCTTTATTCCTATGTTAATTGGAACAGGTTGTGGTGTTCCTGGAGTAATGGCATCTCGTACCATTGAAAATGAGCAAGAGAGACGAATGACTATTATGACCACGACTTTTATGCCATGTGGCGCAAAACTTCCAATCATTGCACTTATTGCTGGAGCATTGTTTGGAGGAGCTTGGTGGGTTGCTCCTAGTGCATATTTCCTAGGTATTGGTGCTATTGTAATCTCAGGTATTATATTAAAGAAATCAAAGATGTTTGCAGGAGAACCTTCTCCTTTCGTTATGGAACTACCTGCTTATCACATTCCAAGCTCAAAGAGTGTACTTAAGAGCACTTGGGAAAGAGGTTTTTCCTTTGTAAAAAGAGCGGGTACAGTAATCTTACTATCTAGTATGATTATCTGGTTCTTATCTAATTTCGGTATGGTAAATGGGTCCTTTGGAATGGTTGAAGATATGGACCACAGTATTCTTTCTGTAATTGGTGGAATAGTTGCACCATTATTTGCTCCACTAGGCTTTGGAAATTGGCAAAGTGCAGTTGCAACTGTAATGGGTATTTTAGCAAAAGAAGAAGTAGTGGCAGTATTTGGCGTTCTTTATGGAATAACAGGTGATGCATTATCTATTGTAGAAGAAGGGTCTTTTAATCAATTAGGGACTATTGCAGCACATTTTACCCCTCTTGCAGCATATAGTTTTATGATATTTAATTTATTGTGTCCTCCTTGCTTTGCTGCAATAGGTGCAATCATGAGAGAAATGAACAATACAAAATGGACTTGGTTTACAATTGGATATCAGTTTAGCTTAGCTTATGCAGTATCCTTGATTTTCTATCAAATTGGTTTATTCCTATCAAGTGGCGTTTTCACTTTTGGAACAGCAGCAGGCTTTGCCGTATTAATAGGAATGCTGTATTTAATCTTTAGAACACCTAAAACAAATGAAACAAATAAAAGAAATAAAATGAAATTATCCCCAGAAGTAGAGTAA
- a CDS encoding FeoA family protein, with amino-acid sequence MNLNDAKIGEKVKVVKLHTQGALKRRIMDMGITKGAEIFIRKVAPFGDPLQINVRGYELSLRKCDAANIEVE; translated from the coding sequence ATGAATTTAAACGATGCAAAAATAGGTGAAAAAGTAAAAGTTGTTAAACTTCATACACAAGGTGCACTTAAACGTAGAATTATGGACATGGGTATTACAAAAGGTGCTGAAATTTTTATCCGAAAAGTAGCCCCATTTGGTGATCCATTACAAATAAATGTTCGTGGCTATGAGCTTTCTCTTCGAAAATGCGATGCAGCAAATATTGAAGTAGAATAG
- a CDS encoding MFS transporter: protein MKLTKEERSWIMYDCGNSAYSMAVTTALLPVIFGMFDNVNSSMDLGYFNSIASILVALLSPILGSIADYKDNKKRFFVFFAFLGILFTASLAFISPKSGLWQLLVIFYVLSAIGFAGANIFYDSFLVDVTTDNRMDKVSTSGFAFGYISSVIPFGISLGIIYILGMDKALGYQIGFIITALWWGLLTLPLVRHVKQIHFIEPEPAPVVNSFKRLWNTFKNIRQYKTIFVFLLAYFLYIDGVDTIIKMVVPYATGILGNNSLDTFTLLGILLVIQIIAFPCAILYGNLAKKFSARTMIIVGIATYIIACVAAYFISNVGHIFILGALIGSAQGGIQALSRSYYAKIIPKENSNEFFGFYNIFGKFAAIIGPFMMALTTTITGNPRYSIFAVVPLFIGGLLVFLTLPKAPKVP, encoded by the coding sequence ATGAAGCTGACAAAAGAAGAGAGATCATGGATTATGTACGATTGTGGTAATTCAGCTTATAGTATGGCCGTCACCACTGCTCTTTTACCTGTTATCTTTGGCATGTTTGATAACGTGAACAGCAGTATGGATCTAGGTTACTTTAATTCTATAGCTAGTATTTTAGTAGCCCTTTTAAGCCCTATTTTAGGCTCTATTGCTGATTATAAGGACAATAAGAAACGCTTTTTTGTATTTTTTGCTTTTCTTGGCATCTTATTTACTGCTTCTTTAGCCTTTATCTCACCAAAAAGCGGATTGTGGCAGCTATTAGTTATTTTCTACGTTCTTTCTGCCATTGGTTTTGCAGGAGCTAATATTTTTTACGATTCTTTCTTAGTAGATGTAACAACAGATAATCGAATGGATAAGGTTTCTACTAGTGGTTTTGCCTTTGGCTATATTTCTAGCGTAATTCCCTTTGGTATTAGCCTTGGAATCATCTATATATTAGGAATGGACAAAGCTTTAGGTTATCAGATAGGCTTTATTATCACTGCCCTTTGGTGGGGTCTTTTGACATTGCCTTTAGTTCGCCATGTTAAACAAATTCACTTCATCGAACCTGAACCTGCTCCTGTGGTAAACAGTTTTAAAAGATTATGGAACACCTTTAAAAACATTCGACAATATAAGACGATATTTGTTTTCTTACTAGCTTATTTCCTCTACATCGATGGGGTCGATACGATTATTAAAATGGTCGTACCTTACGCTACTGGAATACTAGGCAATAATTCCCTAGATACTTTCACTTTGCTCGGCATTTTGTTGGTTATACAGATTATTGCATTTCCTTGTGCTATCCTTTACGGCAATCTGGCTAAAAAATTCTCTGCAAGGACTATGATTATTGTAGGCATTGCAACTTACATAATCGCATGTGTTGCAGCATATTTTATTTCTAATGTAGGGCATATCTTTATTCTCGGTGCATTAATAGGTTCTGCTCAAGGAGGCATTCAGGCACTAAGCCGGTCTTACTATGCTAAGATTATTCCAAAAGAAAACTCCAATGAATTCTTTGGCTTTTACAACATTTTTGGTAAATTTGCAGCCATCATTGGACCCTTTATGATGGCTTTAACTACAACAATTACTGGAAATCCCCGTTACAGTATCTTCGCCGTCGTTCCATTATTTATTGGAGGACTTTTGGTATTTTTGACACTACCTAAAGCACCGAAGGTGCCTTAG